Proteins encoded in a region of the Scrofimicrobium sp. R131 genome:
- a CDS encoding heavy metal translocating P-type ATPase — translation MQKVWSFLRQYPVVAMALAVLIVGLVLNASEQTAIAHALISAFSGAFALWTAVGMIRDIIRGHFGLDILALLAIVSTLLVGEYWASIIVVLMLSGGEALEDYAANRAQRELTALLDRTPTSAHLLARAGETNADSSGDWSDTDVRDIEAESVQVGDLLLVLPGEIVPVDCILLSPTGSFDESSLTGESLPVSVVSGDELPSGAVNGSQAVRVRALKRSADSQYQQIIRLVQEAENAKAPTVRLADRFAVPFTVVALLIGGVAWIVSGEPVRFVEVLVLATPCPLLIAAPVAFMGGMSRSAKNGIIVKGGAALEQAAKVKSIAFDKTGTLTDGEPVLVEARPEPGSSSERLTQLAASAEQYSSHVLASGIRAGATSAGLTLENAAHASEDTGQGVEADFGGDPVRVGRYSYIQAVAPSAKRAQLEPGQVAVYVAEGSRYLGALILADHIRDESRAVVQWLGDHGVPEITMVTGDSAGTAQEVAKLVGITQVHASMRPADKVEVVRTLSPKPTMMVGDGVNDAPVLAAADLGVAMGARGSTAAGEAADVVILQDSLRPVVTLVAISRDTVRVALTSIWLGISLSVALMLVATTGAIPAVVGALLQEVLDLVAIVYSLRALTGRAPVLPEGGSQVPVGLPSSAKRAEVEPPTGMSISGQRPDSNG, via the coding sequence ATGCAAAAAGTCTGGTCCTTCCTCCGACAGTACCCGGTGGTCGCGATGGCACTGGCCGTCCTGATCGTCGGTCTAGTTCTGAATGCCTCCGAGCAAACCGCGATCGCTCACGCGCTGATCAGCGCTTTCTCTGGTGCATTCGCTCTCTGGACCGCGGTGGGAATGATCCGAGATATCATCCGCGGCCACTTTGGCCTGGACATCCTGGCTCTACTGGCGATTGTTTCAACACTTTTGGTAGGCGAGTACTGGGCTTCAATCATTGTGGTATTGATGCTTTCCGGCGGCGAGGCGCTGGAGGACTACGCCGCCAATCGGGCCCAGCGCGAGCTGACAGCCCTGCTGGACCGGACCCCAACCAGCGCGCATTTGCTGGCCCGAGCCGGGGAGACCAATGCGGACAGTTCCGGTGACTGGTCGGACACCGACGTGCGCGACATTGAGGCCGAGTCCGTTCAGGTTGGGGACCTGCTGCTGGTCCTGCCCGGGGAAATCGTTCCGGTCGACTGTATTCTGCTGAGCCCCACCGGCTCGTTTGACGAATCCTCTTTGACCGGGGAGAGCCTGCCCGTCAGCGTCGTCAGCGGGGACGAGTTGCCCTCCGGTGCGGTCAACGGCTCGCAGGCGGTTCGAGTGCGGGCACTCAAACGCAGCGCGGATTCCCAATATCAGCAGATCATCCGCCTGGTCCAGGAAGCTGAGAATGCCAAGGCTCCCACCGTCCGCCTCGCCGATCGTTTTGCCGTGCCGTTTACCGTGGTGGCGCTGCTGATCGGCGGGGTGGCGTGGATCGTCAGCGGGGAGCCGGTCCGCTTCGTCGAGGTGCTGGTGCTGGCCACTCCCTGCCCGCTCCTGATCGCCGCCCCGGTGGCCTTCATGGGCGGGATGTCCCGCTCGGCCAAAAACGGCATCATCGTCAAAGGCGGGGCCGCTCTCGAGCAGGCCGCCAAGGTCAAGTCAATCGCCTTCGACAAGACCGGCACCCTCACCGACGGGGAGCCGGTGCTGGTGGAAGCCCGGCCCGAGCCCGGCAGCAGTTCTGAGCGTCTGACCCAGTTGGCCGCCAGCGCCGAACAGTACTCCAGCCACGTGCTGGCCAGCGGGATTCGGGCCGGGGCCACTTCGGCGGGCCTCACCCTGGAAAACGCGGCGCACGCCAGCGAGGACACCGGGCAGGGCGTGGAAGCCGACTTCGGGGGTGACCCGGTTCGAGTCGGCCGGTACTCCTACATTCAGGCGGTGGCCCCCTCGGCAAAGCGGGCCCAGTTGGAGCCAGGCCAGGTAGCAGTGTACGTCGCCGAGGGCTCCCGCTACCTTGGTGCGCTGATCCTGGCCGACCACATTCGCGACGAGAGCCGCGCCGTGGTGCAGTGGCTGGGGGATCACGGCGTCCCGGAGATCACCATGGTCACCGGGGACAGTGCCGGGACCGCGCAGGAGGTGGCGAAGCTGGTGGGAATCACCCAGGTGCACGCCTCGATGCGCCCGGCCGACAAGGTTGAGGTGGTTCGGACCCTGTCCCCCAAACCCACGATGATGGTCGGGGACGGTGTCAACGATGCACCGGTGTTGGCTGCCGCCGACCTGGGGGTGGCGATGGGGGCCCGCGGCTCCACCGCGGCGGGCGAGGCGGCCGACGTAGTCATCCTGCAGGATTCGCTCCGCCCGGTGGTCACGCTGGTGGCTATTTCCCGCGACACCGTCCGGGTGGCGCTCACCTCGATTTGGCTGGGAATCTCGCTGTCGGTTGCCCTGATGCTGGTGGCCACCACCGGCGCAATTCCCGCGGTGGTGGGCGCGCTGCTGCAGG
- a CDS encoding TM2 domain-containing protein, with product MAYQTEPQYPQQPDSGYYTTVPPKSFVVTWLFAWLLGTFGVDRFYLGKIGTGVLKLLTGGGFGIWTLVDVLITLFGGQTDKWGRPLVGYEENKTMAWIITLVFLFGGVVLAIVTGVLSAIFSSF from the coding sequence ATGGCGTACCAGACTGAACCGCAATATCCGCAGCAACCGGACAGCGGGTACTACACCACGGTTCCCCCCAAATCATTTGTCGTAACCTGGCTGTTTGCGTGGCTGCTCGGGACCTTCGGGGTGGATCGTTTCTACCTGGGCAAAATCGGCACCGGCGTCTTGAAGCTGCTGACCGGGGGTGGATTCGGAATCTGGACGCTGGTCGACGTCCTGATCACCCTGTTCGGCGGGCAAACCGACAAGTGGGGCCGCCCGCTGGTGGGTTATGAGGAGAACAAGACCATGGCGTGGATCATCACCCTGGTCTTCCTGTTCGGCGGCGTAGTGCTCGCCATCGTGACCGGGGTCCTCAGCGCAATTTTCAGCTCTTTCTAG
- the dcd gene encoding dCTP deaminase, giving the protein MLLSDRDIRRGIEAGRIDLDPLDLDLIQPASIDVRLDRYFRLFDNHRYPVIDPAQEQPGLTREVVATGEPFVLHPGEFVLGSTYERVTLGDDIAARLEGKSSLGRLGLLTHSTAGFIDPGFSGHVTLELSNTATMPILLHPGMKIGQLCFFDLSSPAEHPYGSAQLGSHYQGQRGPTPSRSYLRFELTVLDEDELEAPPPTEQDRAK; this is encoded by the coding sequence ATGCTGCTAAGTGACCGCGATATTCGGCGCGGAATTGAGGCCGGACGCATTGACCTCGATCCGCTTGACCTGGACCTGATTCAGCCCGCGTCCATCGACGTCCGCCTGGATCGTTACTTCCGCCTGTTCGACAATCACCGCTACCCGGTGATCGACCCGGCGCAAGAGCAGCCGGGACTGACGCGCGAGGTGGTGGCCACCGGGGAGCCGTTCGTCCTGCACCCGGGCGAGTTTGTCCTGGGTTCCACCTACGAGCGGGTGACGCTGGGCGATGACATTGCCGCCCGGCTGGAGGGGAAGTCCTCCCTCGGCCGGCTCGGCCTGCTCACGCACTCCACCGCCGGTTTCATCGATCCGGGCTTTTCCGGCCACGTCACCCTGGAGCTTTCCAACACGGCCACGATGCCGATTCTGCTGCACCCGGGGATGAAGATTGGCCAGCTCTGCTTCTTCGACCTGTCCAGTCCGGCCGAGCATCCCTACGGCTCCGCCCAACTCGGATCCCACTATCAGGGTCAACGCGGCCCGACCCCGTCCCGCTCCTACCTGCGCTTTGAGCTGACGGTCCTGGATGAGGACGAGTTGGAGGCGCCGCCGCCAACCGAGCAGGACCGGGCAAAATGA